Proteins encoded in a region of the Gemmobacter sp. 24YEA27 genome:
- a CDS encoding IS3 family transposase (programmed frameshift) encodes MKASKFTEAQKAFILKQGEEGTPVAEICRKAGISQATYFNWKKRYGGLLPDEMRRLKALEDENARLKKIVADLTLDREMLQDVIRRKPLRPVRTRKLVDGLLVDWGVSIRRACQALRFDTSSYHYKSRRTGQAGLELRIREICETRVRYGYRRIHVLLRREGWQVNIKKTRRIYNELGLQLRNRHPKRRVKTRLREDRQEASGPNEVWAMDFVHDQLALGKKLRILTIVDIHSRYCPATDPRFAYRGEDVVQTLERVCRQIGYPQTIRVDNGSEFISRDLDLWAYANGVTLDFSRPGKPTDNGFIEAFNSKLRAECLNAHWFMDLADAREKLEAWRRDYNEVRPHSAIGYNVPINLHIPGGAASPPP; translated from the exons ATGAAGGCATCGAAGTTCACGGAAGCGCAGAAGGCGTTCATTCTGAAGCAGGGCGAGGAAGGCACGCCTGTTGCCGAGATCTGCCGCAAGGCGGGGATCAGCCAGGCCACATACTTCAACTGGAAGAAGCGTTATGGCGGGTTGCTTCCCGATGAGATGCGGCGGTTGAAGGCGCTTGAGGACGAGAATGCACGGCTGAAGAAGATCGTGGCGGACCTGACGCTCGACCGCGAGATGCTGCAGGACGTCATCCGCCGAAAGC CTCTGAGGCCTGTCCGGACGCGCAAGCTTGTTGACGGGCTTCTGGTTGACTGGGGTGTCTCGATCCGACGGGCCTGCCAGGCGCTGCGGTTCGACACTTCGAGCTACCATTACAAATCCCGTCGCACCGGGCAGGCCGGCCTCGAACTGCGGATCCGCGAGATCTGCGAAACGCGTGTGCGCTATGGCTACCGGCGCATCCATGTGCTGCTGCGGCGGGAGGGCTGGCAGGTGAACATCAAGAAGACACGCAGGATTTACAATGAGTTGGGCCTGCAGCTGCGCAACAGGCATCCGAAGCGCCGGGTGAAGACGAGGCTGCGCGAGGACCGACAGGAGGCCTCCGGACCGAACGAGGTCTGGGCGATGGATTTTGTCCATGACCAGCTCGCCCTGGGCAAGAAACTGCGGATCCTGACCATCGTGGATATCCATTCGCGTTATTGCCCGGCGACGGATCCCCGATTTGCTTACCGGGGCGAGGATGTGGTTCAGACGCTCGAACGGGTCTGTCGGCAGATCGGCTACCCGCAGACGATCAGGGTCGATAACGGCAGCGAGTTTATCTCCCGCGACCTGGATCTGTGGGCCTATGCCAATGGTGTCACATTGGACTTCTCCCGACCGGGGAAACCCACCGACAATGGCTTCATTGAGGCGTTCAACAGCAAGCTGCGGGCGGAGTGCCTGAACGCCCACTGGTTCATGGACCTTGCGGATGCGCGCGAAAAGTTGGAGGCTTGGCGCAGAGACTACAACGAGGTCAGGCCTCACAGTGCGATCGGTTACAACGTGCCGATCAACCTGCATATTCCCGGTGGCGCAGCCAGCCCGCCTCCGTGA
- a CDS encoding GlxA family transcriptional regulator, translated as MHTIGFVVFPGFQVMSFAVITAFEIANHALGTSAYRISLLSENGGLVQSSAGFGVETVAFGKFPFDTVIIGAGTEIEPVTPALTEFLLRSMKTVRRMAAPCTGAFVLAEAGILDGRRATTHWHFAKELQTRFPAVKVEEDRIYITDGPVWTSAGMTAGIDLALAMIENDHGVEAARSVARKLVVYHRRAGGQSQFSTLLELEPKSDRIQRALDHARRNLKDTLSVEELAQAASLSPRQFSRAFRAETAQTPAKAIEHLRVEAARLMIEDGRHSLDAIASETGFADRERMRRAFLRVLGQPPQFIRRHARATA; from the coding sequence ATGCACACAATCGGCTTCGTCGTCTTTCCTGGCTTTCAGGTCATGAGCTTTGCGGTCATCACCGCATTCGAAATCGCAAATCATGCTCTGGGCACATCTGCCTACAGAATCTCGTTGCTCTCCGAGAATGGCGGCCTGGTACAATCCTCCGCCGGGTTCGGCGTCGAGACCGTAGCCTTTGGCAAATTCCCATTCGATACCGTCATCATCGGGGCGGGGACTGAGATCGAACCGGTCACGCCCGCGCTCACCGAATTCCTGCTGCGATCCATGAAGACGGTCAGAAGGATGGCCGCACCCTGCACGGGCGCTTTTGTACTGGCGGAAGCGGGTATACTCGACGGCCGGCGGGCGACGACCCATTGGCATTTCGCGAAGGAGTTGCAGACGCGGTTCCCGGCCGTGAAGGTCGAGGAGGACCGGATCTATATCACCGACGGTCCGGTCTGGACGTCGGCTGGCATGACCGCTGGCATCGATCTCGCTCTCGCCATGATCGAAAATGACCATGGTGTCGAAGCGGCGCGATCAGTAGCGCGCAAACTGGTGGTCTACCATCGCCGTGCAGGCGGCCAGTCGCAATTCTCGACACTTCTGGAGCTTGAGCCGAAATCGGATCGAATCCAGCGCGCTCTTGATCATGCGAGACGAAATCTGAAGGACACTCTCTCGGTCGAGGAGCTGGCGCAGGCGGCCAGCCTCAGCCCGCGTCAATTCAGCAGGGCGTTTCGCGCAGAAACGGCACAGACGCCCGCAAAGGCAATCGAGCACCTTCGCGTCGAAGCGGCCAGACTGATGATAGAAGATGGTCGGCATTCCCTTGACGCAATCGCCTCTGAAACCGGCTTCGCCGATCGCGAACGTATGCGACGGGCCTTTCTTCGGGTTCTTGGCCAGCCTCCGCAGTTTATACGTCGGCATGCGCGGGCAACGGCATGA
- a CDS encoding SDR family oxidoreductase — protein MTTSDKGTAVVTGASSGIGAIYADRLSRRGYNLILVARNRSRLDALARNIADNTGRSVEIVTADLRNKADISRVEELLRTDVSITALVNNAGMGATGPLLSSDIDTMDKMIALNVNALTRLTYAAVPGLVARGGGTIINIASIVAIAPELLNGVYGASKAFVLAFSQSLRHELEDKGVRVQAVLPGATATDFWELSGTPVEHLPSEIVMTAEAMVDAALAGFDQGEFATIPSLPDASDLANYEAARQKLMPNLSRSVPAARYTL, from the coding sequence ATGACAACAAGTGACAAGGGCACGGCGGTCGTTACCGGTGCCTCAAGCGGAATCGGCGCGATCTATGCCGACCGCCTGAGCCGTCGGGGCTATAATTTGATCCTGGTGGCACGCAATCGCAGTCGCCTCGACGCTCTCGCCAGGAATATCGCAGACAATACCGGCCGGTCCGTTGAAATCGTCACTGCGGACCTTCGAAATAAGGCCGACATCTCGCGCGTCGAAGAGCTTTTGCGGACAGATGTCAGTATCACGGCGCTCGTCAACAATGCCGGGATGGGTGCGACCGGCCCGCTTCTGAGCTCCGACATCGACACGATGGACAAGATGATCGCCTTGAACGTCAATGCACTCACGCGGCTGACCTATGCAGCAGTACCAGGCCTGGTCGCCCGAGGCGGCGGCACAATTATAAACATCGCCTCCATCGTCGCAATCGCGCCAGAATTGCTGAACGGCGTCTATGGCGCGTCCAAGGCTTTCGTGCTGGCCTTCAGTCAGTCACTTCGGCATGAGCTCGAAGACAAAGGCGTCAGGGTCCAGGCGGTTCTGCCAGGTGCGACCGCGACGGATTTCTGGGAACTATCGGGCACTCCGGTCGAACATCTGCCGTCTGAGATCGTCATGACTGCGGAAGCGATGGTCGACGCCGCGCTTGCGGGCTTCGACCAGGGAGAGTTCGCGACCATACCATCGCTGCCTGACGCTTCCGATCTCGCTAACTATGAAGCCGCGCGCCAGAAGCTGATGCCGAACCTGTCACGAAGCGTTCCGGCGGCTCGATACACGTTGTGA